A window of Dysgonomonadaceae bacterium PH5-43 contains these coding sequences:
- a CDS encoding 23S rRNA (guanosine2251-2'-O)-methyltransferase (product_source=KO:K03218; cath_funfam=3.30.1330.30,3.40.1280.10; cog=COG0566; ko=KO:K03218; pfam=PF00588,PF08032; smart=SM00967; superfamily=75217; tigrfam=TIGR00186) gives MKENEMIFGTRAVIEAIQAGKEVDKILMRRDLQNDLSRELFDIVKTTNIPIQRVPKEKLDKLTRKNHQGVIAFISAITYQTLEDIVPFLYEEGKMPCILLLDGITDVRNFGAIARTCECAGVDAIVIPTRNSVSVNADAVKTSAGALLSIPVCKEPSINEAIKFLKNCGYTIFAATEKASDSYTKANYTGPTAIVLGGEDMGISMDNLRICDQMVKIPILGSIASLNVSAAAAILIYEAIRQREDSNQ, from the coding sequence ATGAAAGAGAACGAAATGATTTTTGGCACTCGTGCCGTTATCGAAGCTATACAAGCAGGTAAAGAAGTTGATAAGATATTAATGAGACGAGATCTGCAAAATGACTTGTCGCGCGAGTTGTTCGACATCGTAAAAACAACTAATATACCGATACAAAGAGTTCCTAAAGAAAAACTTGATAAGCTTACTCGCAAAAACCACCAAGGTGTTATAGCATTTATATCTGCAATTACATATCAAACTCTTGAAGATATAGTTCCCTTTCTATACGAAGAGGGTAAAATGCCTTGTATTTTGCTTCTTGACGGAATTACCGATGTGCGTAACTTCGGAGCTATAGCTCGCACGTGCGAATGTGCTGGAGTAGATGCTATAGTTATACCTACACGCAATAGTGTTTCTGTAAATGCTGATGCTGTAAAAACTTCTGCTGGTGCTTTGCTTTCAATACCTGTTTGTAAAGAACCAAGCATTAATGAAGCTATAAAGTTCTTGAAAAACTGCGGATATACAATATTTGCAGCTACAGAAAAAGCAAGCGACAGCTACACTAAAGCAAACTATACAGGACCAACAGCTATAGTATTGGGAGGTGAAGATATGGGAATTTCAATGGATAACTTACGTATCTGCGACCAAATGGTAAAGATACCAATACTTGGAAGTATTGCTTCTCTAAACGTATCGGCTGCGGCTGCAATATTAATATATGAAGCAATCAGACAGAGAGAAGATTCTAATCAATAA
- a CDS encoding 2-iminobutanoate/2-iminopropanoate deaminase (product_source=KO:K09022; cath_funfam=3.30.1330.40; cog=COG0251; ko=KO:K09022; pfam=PF01042; superfamily=55298; tigrfam=TIGR00004) encodes MKERINTSKAPAAIGPYSQGIKVGNIVFFSGQLGINPETGDFVPGLVTEQTEQVFKNIKALLAEANLTVDNVVKTTVFLHDMADFAAMNEVYAKQFNEPYPARSAVAVKTLPKNALVEIEVIAVCE; translated from the coding sequence ATGAAAGAAAGAATTAACACAAGTAAAGCTCCTGCAGCAATCGGTCCTTATTCTCAAGGAATTAAAGTAGGTAATATCGTATTCTTTTCAGGACAATTAGGTATCAATCCTGAAACTGGAGATTTTGTACCTGGATTAGTAACAGAACAAACTGAACAAGTATTCAAAAACATTAAAGCTTTATTGGCAGAAGCTAACCTTACAGTTGACAATGTAGTTAAAACAACTGTATTCCTTCACGATATGGCAGATTTTGCAGCTATGAACGAGGTGTATGCTAAACAATTTAATGAGCCCTACCCTGCTCGCTCGGCTGTAGCTGTTAAAACTCTTCCAAAGAATGCATTAGTTGAAATAGAAGTAATAGCTGTTTGCGAATAA
- a CDS encoding DNA helicase-2/ATP-dependent DNA helicase PcrA (product_source=KO:K03657; cath_funfam=3.40.50.300; cog=COG0210; ko=KO:K03657; pfam=PF00580,PF13361; superfamily=52540), giving the protein MSDFLQQLNESQREAVLYNDGPSLVIAGAGSGKTRVLTYKIAYLLDSGISPYNILALTFTNKAAREMKSRIGELVGDETAKRLWMGTFHSIFSRILRREADKVGFSSDFTIYDAQDSKSLLKTIIKDKGLAEDKNYKTNNIQARISKAKNALITPNLYEKDKELIADDGFNKRSRTSEIYTAYWNRCRMANAMDFDDLLLYTYILFRDNPDITAKYCNGFRFILVDEYQDTNPVQYEIVKLLAADHRRVCVVGDDAQSIYSFRGATIGNILNFNKIYPEAKVFKLEQNYRSTQTIVNAANSIIKNNREQIPKTVFSKNSVGNPIEVIGSYSDFEEGYNVSSRIAEMRMLKNYNYNNFAILYRTNAQSRIFEESLRKINIPYRIVGGLSFYQRKEIKDIIAYLRLISNHNDEEAFKRIINYPARGIGKTTIDKITSTASIHGVSLWDVTSNPLEYNLNVNNGTLNKLNNFCTLITNFAEFNKENDAYEVGQRVIKLSGIIADITIDQTAEGKSRIQNVEEFLNSLYEFVSVRREEDRDDIKISDFLAEISLLTDLDADKDENEEDRVTLMTIHSAKGLEFKNVFIVGLEEGLFPNDMCNNNPKEIEEERRLFYVAVTRAEENAVLTYAKSRFRHGQSEFTSPSRFLRDISDEYLKYAGQASFGQPKAQKAPINKQTETTYNIPRKLTRINDKNISTPKVQNIGSLEVGATIKHERFGIGKVVELTGEGDNAKASIEFDTLGKKQLLLKFAKFTIL; this is encoded by the coding sequence ATGAGTGATTTTCTTCAACAACTTAACGAAAGTCAGCGCGAAGCTGTGTTGTATAATGATGGACCAAGTCTTGTTATAGCAGGTGCTGGGTCGGGTAAAACACGCGTTCTAACATACAAGATTGCTTATCTACTCGATAGTGGCATATCGCCATACAACATCTTAGCTCTGACTTTCACTAATAAGGCTGCTCGCGAAATGAAGTCTCGGATTGGTGAATTGGTAGGTGATGAAACTGCCAAACGCTTATGGATGGGAACTTTTCACTCAATATTTTCCAGAATACTTAGGCGAGAAGCCGATAAAGTAGGCTTTTCGTCAGACTTCACTATTTACGACGCACAAGACTCGAAGAGTTTACTCAAAACCATAATTAAAGATAAAGGGTTAGCCGAAGACAAGAATTACAAAACTAACAATATTCAAGCTCGAATATCTAAGGCTAAGAATGCTCTGATAACTCCAAATCTATACGAAAAGGATAAAGAACTTATTGCTGATGATGGTTTCAACAAGCGTTCTCGTACATCTGAGATATACACTGCTTATTGGAATCGCTGTCGTATGGCAAATGCTATGGATTTCGACGACTTATTACTATACACATATATTCTATTCAGAGATAACCCCGATATAACAGCTAAGTATTGTAATGGTTTCCGATTTATTCTTGTAGATGAGTATCAAGACACTAATCCCGTTCAATACGAAATAGTAAAGCTTCTTGCTGCCGACCATCGCCGAGTGTGTGTTGTTGGAGATGATGCACAAAGCATCTATTCGTTTAGAGGTGCAACCATTGGCAATATTCTCAACTTCAATAAGATATACCCAGAGGCAAAAGTATTTAAGCTTGAACAAAACTATCGTTCAACCCAAACAATAGTAAATGCTGCTAACTCAATCATTAAAAACAATAGAGAACAAATACCTAAAACTGTATTCTCGAAAAACAGTGTAGGCAATCCGATAGAAGTTATTGGTTCGTACTCCGACTTTGAAGAAGGCTACAATGTATCTTCTCGCATAGCCGAAATGCGTATGCTTAAGAATTACAACTACAATAACTTTGCAATTCTCTATCGTACAAATGCGCAGAGCCGTATATTCGAAGAATCTCTTCGTAAAATAAATATACCTTATCGTATTGTTGGCGGACTATCCTTCTACCAACGTAAAGAAATTAAAGATATAATAGCGTATCTACGCCTTATATCAAACCATAACGATGAAGAAGCTTTCAAACGCATAATAAATTATCCGGCAAGAGGTATTGGCAAAACAACCATTGACAAAATAACATCAACGGCAAGTATACACGGGGTAAGCTTATGGGACGTAACAAGTAATCCTTTAGAGTATAATCTTAACGTAAACAATGGTACTCTTAATAAACTCAATAATTTTTGTACACTGATTACAAACTTCGCTGAGTTTAATAAAGAAAACGATGCTTACGAAGTCGGACAAAGAGTAATAAAACTTTCGGGTATAATAGCCGACATTACAATAGATCAAACAGCCGAAGGCAAGAGTCGCATTCAGAATGTAGAAGAATTCCTTAATAGTCTGTATGAGTTTGTTTCTGTTAGACGTGAAGAAGACCGAGACGATATAAAAATCTCTGACTTCCTTGCCGAAATATCTCTTCTTACCGACCTTGATGCAGATAAAGACGAAAATGAAGAAGACCGTGTTACACTAATGACAATACACTCTGCAAAAGGCTTAGAGTTTAAGAACGTTTTTATTGTTGGTTTAGAAGAAGGACTATTCCCTAACGATATGTGTAACAATAATCCGAAAGAGATAGAGGAAGAAAGACGACTGTTTTATGTTGCTGTTACTCGCGCCGAAGAGAACGCTGTGCTTACTTATGCTAAAAGCCGTTTTCGACACGGACAATCGGAGTTTACTTCACCGAGTCGCTTCTTAAGAGACATAAGTGATGAGTATTTGAAATATGCTGGTCAAGCTTCTTTTGGACAACCAAAAGCACAAAAAGCACCCATAAACAAACAAACAGAAACAACATACAATATTCCACGAAAACTTACTCGAATAAACGATAAAAACATCTCGACTCCTAAAGTACAAAACATAGGTAGTCTGGAAGTTGGAGCTACTATAAAACACGAACGCTTCGGCATAGGAAAAGTAGTCGAACTTACAGGTGAAGGCGATAACGCTAAAGCAAGTATCGAGTTCGATACTTTAGGAAAGAAACAACTATTACTTAAGTTCGCTAAGTTCACTATATTATAA
- a CDS encoding carboxynorspermidine decarboxylase (product_source=KO:K13747; cath_funfam=2.40.37.10,3.20.20.10; cog=COG0019; ko=KO:K13747; pfam=PF00278; superfamily=51419; tigrfam=TIGR01047), with product MIDVKKIPSPSYVLEEDLLRRNLSLIKSVKDRAGVNIILAFKAFAMWKAFPIIKEYINYSTASSPYEARLALEEMGNKAHTYSPAYTEKDFDEIKECSSHITFNSLSQFNRFYKDTLNNPTHISCGLRVNPEYSDVATDLYNPAAPGSRLGIVREELGDYLPEGIEGLHFHTLCESSSYALEETLKNLEARFGDLLPTIKWLNMGGGHLITRKDYDVEHLIEVLKNFKAKYPNLEIIMEPGAAFVWQTGTLVSSIVDIVENKGIKTAILDVSFTCHMPDCLEMPYKPVIRGAYQDAVEGKPTYRMGGNSCLSGDFIGDWSFDKELNIGDNIIFEDMIHYTIVKTNMFNGIPHPDICLWKNDGSIEVYRKFSYEDYKGRMS from the coding sequence ATGATAGACGTAAAAAAGATACCCTCTCCTTCTTACGTATTGGAAGAAGATTTATTGAGAAGAAATCTCAGCCTTATAAAATCGGTAAAAGACCGTGCTGGTGTAAATATTATACTTGCTTTCAAAGCATTTGCAATGTGGAAAGCATTTCCTATAATAAAAGAGTATATAAATTATTCTACTGCCAGCTCGCCATACGAAGCCCGCTTAGCTTTAGAAGAGATGGGAAATAAGGCACACACCTATTCTCCTGCATACACCGAAAAAGACTTTGATGAGATAAAAGAATGTAGTTCGCATATAACATTCAACTCCTTATCTCAGTTTAACAGATTCTATAAAGATACTCTAAACAACCCAACTCATATTTCTTGTGGATTACGTGTCAACCCCGAATATTCAGATGTTGCTACCGACCTTTACAATCCGGCTGCACCTGGTTCAAGATTAGGAATTGTAAGAGAAGAATTAGGAGATTATCTTCCTGAAGGGATAGAGGGTTTACATTTCCATACTCTTTGCGAATCATCTTCTTATGCATTAGAAGAAACACTAAAGAACTTAGAAGCTCGTTTCGGAGATTTACTTCCTACAATAAAGTGGTTGAATATGGGAGGTGGACATCTTATAACTCGCAAAGACTATGATGTAGAACACCTTATCGAAGTGTTGAAAAACTTCAAAGCTAAGTATCCTAATCTGGAAATTATTATGGAACCAGGAGCTGCTTTTGTTTGGCAAACAGGAACTCTTGTTTCTTCTATTGTTGACATAGTAGAAAACAAAGGTATAAAAACTGCGATATTAGATGTATCATTTACTTGTCATATGCCCGACTGTTTGGAAATGCCTTACAAACCTGTTATCAGAGGAGCGTATCAAGATGCCGTTGAGGGTAAACCCACATATCGTATGGGTGGAAACTCTTGTCTTAGCGGTGACTTTATTGGCGACTGGAGTTTCGACAAAGAGCTTAACATTGGCGATAATATAATCTTTGAAGATATGATTCATTACACCATAGTTAAAACAAATATGTTTAATGGCATTCCCCACCCCGACATCTGTTTATGGAAAAACGATGGCTCTATTGAGGTTTATCGCAAGTTTAGTTACGAAGATTATAAAGGTAGAATGAGTTAG
- a CDS encoding 3-methyl-2-oxobutanoate hydroxymethyltransferase (product_source=KO:K00606; cath_funfam=3.20.20.60; cog=COG0413; ko=KO:K00606; pfam=PF02548; superfamily=51621; tigrfam=TIGR00222), whose translation MSTYTEDKRNVTTQRLLEMKKRGEKISMLTAYDYSMASIIDSAGMDVILVGDSASNVMAGNTTTLPMTMDQMIYHTQCVRKAVKRALVCADLPFGAYQGNSKKALESAIRMMKETGADCIKIEGGSEIKESIERILSAGIPIMGHLGLTPQSINKFGTYAVRAKEEAEAQKLIDDCRLLQDLGCFAITLEKIPALLAKRVSEELTIPTIGIGAGPYTDGQVLVMHDMLGINKDFSPRFLRRYASLYEVIKEAVEQYIKDVKENDFPNEKESY comes from the coding sequence ATGTCTACTTATACAGAAGATAAAAGAAACGTTACAACTCAACGCTTACTTGAGATGAAAAAGCGTGGAGAAAAAATCTCTATGCTTACTGCTTACGACTATTCTATGGCTTCTATTATTGATAGCGCAGGAATGGACGTAATACTTGTGGGCGACTCGGCATCTAACGTTATGGCAGGTAACACTACTACTTTACCAATGACTATGGATCAGATGATTTACCATACTCAATGCGTAAGAAAGGCTGTTAAAAGAGCTTTAGTATGTGCCGATTTACCATTTGGTGCTTATCAAGGTAATTCTAAAAAAGCATTAGAGTCGGCAATCAGAATGATGAAAGAAACTGGAGCTGACTGTATAAAAATAGAAGGTGGTTCAGAAATTAAAGAATCTATAGAACGTATACTGTCGGCTGGTATTCCTATTATGGGACACTTAGGACTAACTCCACAATCTATAAACAAGTTTGGAACTTACGCTGTAAGAGCCAAAGAAGAAGCTGAAGCACAGAAACTAATCGACGACTGCCGTCTGCTTCAAGACTTAGGTTGTTTCGCTATAACATTAGAAAAGATACCAGCATTGTTGGCAAAGAGAGTGTCAGAAGAGCTTACTATCCCTACTATCGGTATAGGCGCAGGACCTTACACCGACGGGCAGGTATTAGTAATGCACGATATGCTTGGTATTAACAAAGACTTCTCACCAAGATTTCTTCGTAGATATGCAAGTTTATACGAAGTAATAAAAGAAGCTGTTGAGCAATATATAAAAGACGTAAAGGAAAATGATTTCCCTAACGAAAAAGAATCATATTAA
- a CDS encoding enolase (product_source=KO:K01689; cath_funfam=3.20.20.120,3.30.390.10; cog=COG0148; ko=KO:K01689; pfam=PF00113,PF03952; smart=SM01192,SM01193; superfamily=51604,54826; tigrfam=TIGR01060): MEIVKIVGREILDSRGNPTVEVDVHLASGFIGRAAVPSGASTGENEALELRDGDKKRYLGKGVLKAVENINNVIAPALVGTSVLEQRAIDNAMIALDGTKTKSKLGANAILGVSLACAKAAAEYLQVPLYRYIGGTNTYTLPVPMMNIINGGSHSDAPIAFQEFMIRPVGAPSFKEGLRCGAEVFHALKKVLHDRNLSTAVGDEGGFAPALNGTEDALESIIQAIKNAGYEPGKDVTIALDCAASEFYDKKSVYDYSKFEGANGAKRTSAEQVEFLAGLVAKYPIDSIEDGMDEGDWEGWKLLTEKIGDKCQLVGDDLFVTNVEFLKKGIELGCANSILIKVNQIGSLSETLDAIEMAHRAGYTSVTSHRSGETEDATIADIAVATNSGQIKTGSLSRSDRMAKYNQLLRIEEELGSLAVYGYKRVQKI; this comes from the coding sequence ATGGAAATTGTAAAGATTGTAGGTAGAGAGATTTTGGATTCACGTGGTAATCCTACAGTTGAAGTTGATGTACATTTAGCTTCTGGTTTTATAGGTCGTGCAGCTGTTCCTTCTGGAGCATCTACAGGAGAAAACGAAGCTTTAGAGCTTCGCGATGGTGACAAAAAACGTTATCTTGGTAAAGGAGTTCTTAAAGCTGTTGAAAATATCAACAACGTTATCGCTCCTGCTCTTGTAGGAACAAGCGTTTTAGAACAACGCGCTATCGACAATGCAATGATTGCATTAGACGGTACTAAAACTAAATCTAAATTAGGTGCTAACGCTATTTTAGGTGTTTCTTTAGCTTGTGCTAAAGCTGCTGCTGAATATCTTCAAGTGCCTTTATACAGATACATTGGTGGAACTAACACATACACATTGCCTGTTCCTATGATGAACATCATCAATGGTGGTTCTCACTCTGATGCGCCTATCGCATTCCAAGAGTTTATGATTCGCCCAGTTGGTGCTCCTTCTTTCAAAGAAGGTTTGCGTTGTGGTGCTGAAGTATTCCACGCATTAAAGAAAGTTCTTCACGACAGAAACTTAAGTACTGCTGTTGGTGACGAAGGTGGTTTCGCTCCTGCTCTTAACGGAACAGAAGATGCTTTAGAATCAATTATTCAAGCTATCAAGAATGCAGGTTACGAGCCAGGTAAAGATGTTACTATTGCTCTTGACTGTGCTGCTTCTGAGTTCTACGACAAAAAGAGCGTTTATGACTATAGCAAGTTCGAAGGTGCTAACGGAGCAAAACGTACTTCTGCTGAACAAGTAGAATTTTTAGCAGGATTAGTTGCTAAATATCCTATCGACTCTATCGAAGACGGTATGGACGAAGGCGACTGGGAAGGCTGGAAACTTCTTACTGAAAAGATTGGCGACAAATGTCAATTAGTAGGTGATGACTTGTTTGTAACTAACGTTGAGTTCTTAAAGAAAGGTATCGAATTAGGTTGTGCAAACTCTATTCTTATTAAAGTAAACCAAATCGGTTCTTTAAGCGAAACATTAGATGCTATTGAAATGGCTCACCGTGCTGGTTACACTTCTGTAACTTCTCACCGTTCGGGAGAAACTGAAGATGCAACTATCGCTGATATTGCTGTTGCAACTAACTCAGGACAAATCAAGACTGGTTCTTTAAGTCGTTCTGATAGAATGGCTAAATACAACCAACTACTTCGTATCGAAGAAGAATTAGGTTCTTTAGCTGTTTATGGTTACAAAAGAGTTCAAAAAATCTAA
- a CDS encoding hypothetical protein (product_source=Hypo-rule applied; cleavage_site_network=SignalP-noTM; pfam=PF18962; superfamily=143567; tigrfam=TIGR04183), whose protein sequence is MNKKLLLLFICGLMAVCSFAQNKTNANHENTSALLFRNNPKVKGTPSVNPFLQLRSDAVKQKLDSMTITNNTKQEFTYDDNNNIAMLIFHNWIDNVWVKDDKTEISYDDNEDMFTSTHYYWGNNVWVSEYKFEMKYDASDNEVMSIEYIWDSNKDIWEKRCKYEYEYDDNGNQTMEIGYSWKLDKWEEYTRREYKNDYTYDNGNIKTLIISYKSENEWKESEKYEYAYDAQNNIITKIRSRRGLSDWIKSEKDEYAYDNNGNLILEAYYEWDSNWIGNRKFEYKFDLSVPITDVVFPYFQGENNRLFVNKPIGGKKYKWSTGKWQELGDYIFYYSDYKPNSIDEVSNLSLSVYPNPVQEYLFITTDSSIDRVEIYNQIGSLVKTESNVSDKIDVSALNAGVYYLSIYLENKQVTKKIIKTP, encoded by the coding sequence ATGAATAAAAAATTATTACTATTGTTTATCTGTGGCTTAATGGCTGTTTGTAGTTTTGCTCAGAATAAAACAAATGCCAATCACGAGAACACAAGTGCATTGTTGTTCCGTAACAATCCCAAAGTAAAAGGAACACCTTCGGTAAATCCTTTTTTACAATTAAGGTCAGACGCCGTAAAGCAAAAATTGGATAGTATGACTATTACTAATAATACGAAACAAGAATTTACTTATGATGATAATAACAATATTGCGATGTTAATTTTCCATAATTGGATAGATAACGTATGGGTAAAAGACGATAAAACCGAAATAAGCTATGATGATAATGAAGATATGTTTACTTCAACTCATTATTATTGGGGAAATAATGTATGGGTAAGTGAATATAAATTTGAAATGAAATATGATGCTAGTGATAACGAAGTAATGTCTATTGAATATATTTGGGATAGCAACAAAGATATTTGGGAAAAACGTTGTAAATATGAGTATGAGTATGACGATAATGGAAATCAAACTATGGAGATTGGGTATTCTTGGAAGCTTGATAAATGGGAGGAATATACTAGAAGAGAATATAAAAACGACTATACCTACGATAATGGAAATATCAAAACATTGATTATTTCATATAAGTCTGAAAATGAGTGGAAAGAAAGTGAGAAATATGAATATGCGTACGATGCCCAAAACAATATTATTACGAAAATTCGGTCACGACGAGGTTTATCAGATTGGATAAAAAGTGAAAAAGACGAATATGCTTATGATAATAATGGAAATCTAATACTGGAAGCTTATTATGAATGGGATAGTAATTGGATTGGAAACCGTAAATTTGAATATAAGTTTGATTTGTCAGTTCCTATTACTGATGTTGTTTTCCCATACTTTCAAGGAGAAAATAATCGTTTGTTTGTTAATAAACCAATAGGTGGAAAAAAATACAAATGGTCAACAGGTAAATGGCAAGAGTTAGGCGATTATATCTTCTATTATTCTGATTATAAACCAAATAGTATTGACGAAGTTTCTAATTTAAGTTTGTCGGTTTACCCTAATCCAGTACAAGAATACTTGTTTATAACTACAGATTCTTCAATTGATAGAGTAGAAATATATAATCAGATAGGTAGTTTAGTAAAAACAGAGTCGAATGTATCAGATAAGATTGATGTTTCGGCACTTAATGCTGGTGTTTATTATCTATCGATATACTTAGAAAACAAACAAGTTACAAAGAAAATTATAAAAACTCCTTAA
- a CDS encoding osmotically inducible protein OsmC (product_source=KO:K04063; cath_funfam=3.30.300.20; cog=COG1764; ko=KO:K04063; pfam=PF02566; superfamily=82784; tigrfam=TIGR03561): MKALYTAIATSVGGRDGHITSSDGVLDFDVKKPKEMGGKGGNYTNPEQLFAAGYASCFSGALSHVGLLRRLRITSSVTAEVTIGEKDDGNGFMLAVVMNVNIPDVEQSVAEELAHEAHQFCPYSNATRGNIDVQIKVKGK, translated from the coding sequence ATGAAAGCATTGTACACAGCTATTGCTACTTCGGTAGGCGGGCGAGACGGACACATTACATCTTCAGATGGAGTTTTAGATTTTGACGTTAAGAAACCTAAGGAAATGGGTGGTAAGGGTGGTAATTATACCAATCCCGAACAGCTATTTGCGGCTGGTTATGCGTCTTGTTTCTCAGGAGCTTTAAGCCACGTTGGACTGTTAAGAAGGTTAAGAATTACTTCGTCGGTAACGGCAGAAGTTACAATAGGGGAGAAAGATGATGGTAATGGCTTTATGCTTGCAGTGGTAATGAATGTAAATATTCCTGACGTTGAGCAGTCGGTAGCTGAAGAATTGGCGCACGAGGCTCATCAGTTCTGTCCTTATTCTAATGCAACACGAGGAAATATTGATGTTCAGATTAAAGTGAAAGGCAAATAA
- a CDS encoding hypothetical protein (product_source=Hypo-rule applied; pfam=PF08843; superfamily=81301), giving the protein MNKELRYNTVTPLLKEILHQLMAEPLFAPFRLVGGTNLSLRFGHRLSVDIDLFTDLEYGSLDFASFENYLRSNFSYYDCNDKGSIVGMGRSYYIGVSSEEHIKIDLMYTDSFIADADILDGIRMASVDDIVAMKMNVVSRGGRKKDFWDLHCLLKYYSLPKMLYLHEKRHQWEHDSSQLVGNFTDFSIANEMPDPVCLLEKDWDEIKLDLIEEVEKLSSFH; this is encoded by the coding sequence ATGAACAAAGAATTAAGATATAATACAGTAACGCCTCTTCTGAAAGAAATTTTACACCAGTTGATGGCAGAACCTCTTTTTGCTCCTTTTCGGCTTGTTGGAGGAACTAACCTAAGTCTCCGTTTTGGTCATCGACTTTCTGTTGACATTGATCTTTTTACCGATTTAGAATACGGAAGTCTTGATTTTGCTTCTTTCGAAAATTACTTACGCTCTAATTTTTCCTACTACGATTGCAATGATAAAGGTTCTATTGTAGGAATGGGTCGTAGTTACTATATTGGAGTTTCATCAGAAGAACATATCAAAATTGATTTGATGTATACCGATTCTTTTATCGCAGATGCAGATATTCTTGATGGAATACGTATGGCTTCAGTTGATGATATTGTTGCGATGAAGATGAATGTTGTTTCTCGTGGTGGACGGAAGAAAGATTTTTGGGATTTGCATTGTCTTCTTAAATATTACTCCCTCCCAAAAATGCTTTATCTTCATGAGAAAAGGCATCAGTGGGAACACGATTCTTCTCAGCTTGTCGGCAACTTTACTGATTTTTCCATTGCCAATGAAATGCCTGACCCTGTCTGCCTTTTAGAAAAAGATTGGGATGAGATTAAACTTGATTTAATAGAGGAAGTTGAGAAGTTGTCAAGCTTCCATTAA
- a CDS encoding addiction module HigA family antidote (product_source=TIGR02607; cath_funfam=1.10.260.40; cog=COG3093; ko=KO:K21498; pfam=PF01381; smart=SM00530; superfamily=46934,47413; tigrfam=TIGR02607), with protein MKQNLDTYKGIPPGKIIDRKLRNLGLSQRAFARAIGEHSQSINAVITGRRQLTTELSIKIERALEYEEGFLLALQAYYNVAAYKQKEASLSVTGIPNVRRILFWDTDFDKIDWGLYRKAIIQRVIERGSEDEKIEIFRFYGIDRSEEERFKSFNSYSIRTKIKQI; from the coding sequence ATGAAACAGAATCTTGATACATACAAAGGCATTCCTCCGGGCAAGATTATTGACCGTAAGTTGAGGAATTTAGGATTGAGTCAGCGTGCTTTTGCCCGAGCTATAGGCGAACACAGTCAGTCTATAAATGCTGTAATTACAGGACGAAGACAACTTACCACTGAACTTTCTATAAAGATTGAAAGAGCATTGGAATATGAAGAAGGTTTTCTTCTTGCTCTACAAGCCTATTATAATGTAGCTGCATATAAACAAAAAGAAGCCAGTTTGTCTGTTACAGGTATTCCTAATGTTCGAAGAATCTTATTTTGGGATACCGACTTTGATAAGATAGATTGGGGTCTGTATCGTAAAGCTATCATTCAAAGAGTAATTGAAAGAGGTAGTGAAGATGAGAAAATTGAAATTTTTCGTTTCTATGGAATTGATCGTTCTGAGGAAGAGCGGTTTAAGTCCTTTAATTCTTATAGTATCCGAACAAAAATAAAACAGATATGA